One genomic segment of Anguilla anguilla isolate fAngAng1 chromosome 2, fAngAng1.pri, whole genome shotgun sequence includes these proteins:
- the slc16a8 gene encoding monocarboxylate transporter 3, giving the protein MGAGAGDQSGAHPPDGGWGWVVLLSCFVVTGFSYAFPKAISVYSKELMRDFGVGNSDTARISSIMLAMIYGSGPVSSIMVNKFGCRPVMLIGGVLAAGGMVAASFTTNIIQFYVTASVITGLGLALNFQPSLIMIGHYFDRRRPLANGLAAAGSPVFLSVLSPLGQVLVDHYGWRGAFLIIGGLLLNCCTCGAVMRPLERRRRGDQGAGGEPNTQQSRETQPSKLSDRQTKKQREQPQKKKLLDFSVLRDKGLVIYIVAKFIVVLGLFVPTILLVNYAKDLGVPDRDAAFLLSIIGFVDIFARPTCGIVAGLRWVRPRNAFLFSLALVFNGLTNVCSAWCTDYRGLVVYCVFFGLSYGIVGALQFEVLMGIVGPDSFSSALGLVLLIESVAVLIGAPLAGRLVDAYKNYELVFYLVGGQLIAAGVFLSVASYCCLWRTKAKDTATVGDKDAEADPPLTDGNCNIDWAKHEENHCHAVTWKEGGME; this is encoded by the exons ATGGGAGCTGGCGCAGGGGACCAGTCAGGGGCGCACCCACCTGACGGAGGCTGGGGGTGGGTTGTGCTGCTGAGCTGTTTCGTGGTCACCGGGTTTTCTTACGCCTTCCCCAAAGCAATCAGCGTTTACTCCAAGGAGCTGATGCGAGACTTTGGGGTTGGCAACAGCGACACTGCCCGGATCTCGTCCATCATGCTGGCAATGATCTACGGCTCAG GTCCCGTGTCCAGCATCATGGTGAATAAATTTGGGTGTCGGCCAGTGATGCTGATCGGGGGCGTACTGGCAGCAGGTGGCATGGTAGCAGCTTCCTTCACCACCAATATTATACAATTTTACGTCACTGCCAGTGTTATCACAG GTCTGGGCCTAGCCTTGAACTTCCAGCCCTCCCTCATCATGATTGGGCACTACTTTGATCGACGGCGCCCGCTGGCCAATGGCCTGGCAGCGGCGGGAAGCCCGGTCTTCCTGTCGGTCCTTTCCCCTCTGGGACAGGTGCTCGTGGACCATTATGGATGGAGGGGAGCGTTTCTCATAATAGGGGGACTTCTGCTGAACTGCTGCACCTGTGGGGCCGTCATGAGGCCCCTGGAAAGGAGGCGGAGGGGAGACCAGGGGGCGGGAGGAGAGCCCAACACCCAGCAGTCGAGGGAAACACAACCTTCCAAACTGAGCGACAGGCAGACCAAGAAGCAAAGGGAGCAGCCCCAGAAGAAAAAGCTGCTGGATTTCAGCGTCCTGCGCGACAAGGGGCTTGTGATCTACATCGTCGCCAAGTTCATTGTGGTTTTGGGCCTGTTCGTTCCCACCATCCTGCTGGTCAACTACGCCAAGGACTTGGGAGTGCCGGACCGCGACGCCGCCTTCCTGCTCTCCATCATCGGCTTCGTCGACATCTTCGCCCGGCCCACGTGCGGCATCGTGGCGGGGCTGCGGTGGGTGCGGCCCAGGAATGCCTTCCTCTTCAGCCTGGCTCTGGTGTTCAACGGGCTGACGAACGTGTGCTCGGCGTGGTGCACGGACTACCGGGGCCTGGTGGTCTACTGCGTGTTCTTCGGGCTCTCCTACGGCATTGTGGGCGCCCTGCAGTTTGAGGTGCTGATGGGCATCGTCGGGCCAGACAGCTTCTCCAGTGCCTTGGGCCTGGTGCTGCTCATCGAGTCCGTGGCAGTGCTCATCGGAGCCCCCTTAGCCG GTCGCTTAGTAGATGCATACAAGAATTATGAGCTAGTTTTCTACTTGGTTGGAGGACAGTTAATTGCTGCAGGCGTTTTCCTGTCTGTAGCATCTTACTGCTGTCTTTGGCGGACCAAAGCAAAGGACACAGCGACTGTAGGAGACAAAGACGCTGAGGCAGACCCACCACTGACCGATGGCAACTGCAACATCGACTGGGCCAAACATGAGGAAAACCACTGCCACGCTGTGAcatggaaggagggggggatggaGTAG
- the cby1 gene encoding protein chibby homolog 1, whose protein sequence is MPLFGNTFSPKKTPPRKSASLSNLHTLDRSTREIELGLEYGAPAMIIGGQSLKFEEGQWISESGGSVSGKEVQRLKKRNLQLEEENNLLRLKIDILLDMLSETTAESHLLEKELEEVKNHNRRKK, encoded by the exons ATGCCTCTTTTTGGGAATACCTTCAGCCCCAAGAAGACCCCTCCCCGCAAGTCTGCTTCCCTGTCCAACCTACACACT TTGGACAGATCCACCAGGGAGATAGAGCTTGGGCTGGAGTATGGGGCCCCTGCAATGATCATTGGGGGTCAGAGTTTGAAATTTGAGGAGGGGCAGTGGATTTCAG AGTCTGGAGGCAGTGTGTCAGGGAAGGAAGTGCAGCGATTGAAAAAGCGGAacctgcagctggaggaggagaacaatTTACTGAGATTAAAGATTGACATCCTGTTGGACATG TTGTCAGAAACTACTGCTGAATCTCATCTACTGGAGAAGGAGCTGGAAGAGGTTAAGAACCATAATCGGAGAAAGAAGTGA
- the pdap1a gene encoding pdgfa associated protein 1a: MPRGGKKGHKGRGKQFSNPEEIDRQMRAQREKEANGGVEPESSADSDEESSDDDYDQPKKKGVEGLIEIENPNRVSHKSKKVAELDTSAPKELSRREREEIEKQRAKERYMKLHLEGKTEQARADLARLAIIKKQREDAAKKRDELRKEKEVEESKSKR, encoded by the exons ATGCCGAGAGGCG GAAAGAAAGGACACAAGGGCCGAGGAAAGCAGTTCAGCAACCCGGAGGAAATTGATCGGCAGATGCGGGCCCAAAGGGAAAAG GAGGCCAATGGTGGAGTAGAACCAGAGAGCTCTGCAGATTCTGATGAAGAGAGCAGTGATGATGACTATGAT CAGCCAAAGAAGAAGGGAGTGGAGGGTTTGATAGAGATTGAGAATCCCAATCGCGTTTCCCATAAAAGCAAGAAGGTGGCTGAGCTGGACACAAGTGCCCCGAAGGAGCTGTCCCGGCGGGAGAG gGAGGAGATTGAAAAGCAGAGGGCGAAAGAGCGCTATATGAAGCTGCACCTGGAGGGGAAGACTGAGCAGGCGAGGGCTGACCTCGCCCGGCTGGCCATCATCAAGAAGCAGAGGGAGGATGCGGCCAAGAAGAGGGACGAGCTCAGGAAAG AGAAAGAAGTCGAAGAATCCAAGTCAAAGCGttaa